One Artemia franciscana chromosome 7, ASM3288406v1, whole genome shotgun sequence DNA segment encodes these proteins:
- the LOC136028666 gene encoding uncharacterized protein LOC136028666, whose product MTSDLHKSWKRKNYLWKLYKASSSEAHLERFKAYRSMFNSLCWKAKSQYYYRKFYECGKDVRKTWHLIISVLRPTPPLPSVPSTVILDGRTVQGDADVQLELTSYFVNIGKATASSASSASSRCDFRAYLRPSCLKAMVLNSVSEFEVDRIVNALKGSSSSGPDKIPIRVIRAILPAILSPLTKLVNLSFEKGIFPESIKRAKVIVVCKGGSRSAPANYRPISLLSVFSKIF is encoded by the coding sequence ATGACTTCAGATCTccataaaagctggaaaaggaaaaattatttgtggaagcTTTACAAGGCTTCATCATCTGAAGCTCATCTCGAACGATTCAAGGCCTATAGGAGTATGTTTAATTCTCTGTGTTGGAAGGCAAAGTCTCAGTATTATTATAGGAAATTTTATGAATGTGGGAAAGATGTTAGGAAGACATGGCATTTAATTATTTCAGTTCTTAGACCTACTCCTCCTCTGCCTTCAGTTCCATCAACGGTGATACTCGATGGTAGAACCGTCCAAGGAGATGCAGATGTTCAACTAGagcttacctcttattttgTTAATATAGGGAAGGCAACTGCTTCCTCTGCGAGCTCTGCATCTTCTCGTTGCGATTTTAGAGCCTATCTTAGACCCTCATGTTTAAAGGCGATGGTCTTAAAttctgtttctgaatttgaggtagaTCGTATCGTGAATGCTCTTAAGGGATCATCCTCTTCAGGACCAGACAAAATTCCTATAAGGGTTATCCGTGCCATTCTGCCTGCTATTCTGTCACCATTGACAAAGCTTGTTAATCTGTCTTTCGAGAAGGGAATTTTCCCTGAATCTATCAAGCGAGCTAAGGTTATAGTGGTATGTAAAGGTGGTTCTCGGAGTGCTCCTGctaattataggccaatttctctcctatctgtcttcagcaaaattttttga